In Comamonas koreensis, the genomic stretch ACAAGGAATACTGGCGTTCCAGCAGCATGCCCGGCACGCCGCGTGGTGCGCTGCTGAGCGCGAACTTCCAGTTCTAAACGCCCAGGCGCCATAAAAACAGGCCGCGCTGCAATCCCTGCAGCGCGGCCTGTTTGTTTTTGATCGAGTGCGGATCAGTCGCGGAAGTTATTGAACGACAGCGGCACGTCGGTCACGTCTTTCTTCAGCAGTGCCATCGCTGCTTGCAGGTCGTCGCGCTTGGCGCCGGTGATGCGCACAGCATCGCCCTGGATGGCGGCCTGCACCTTCATCTTGCTGTCCTTGATGAGCTTCTGGATCTTCTTGGCCAGCTCCTGCTCGATGCCGTTGCGCACCTTGATCACTTGCTTGACCTTGTCGCCGCCGACCTTTTGCACATCGCCCTTGTCCAGAAAGCGCACATCCACATTGCGCTTGGTCAGTTTGTTGCGCAGGATGTCTTCAACCTGCACCAGCTGGAAGTCGGCATCGCCGTACATGATGATCTCTTTGTCCTTGAGCTCGATCCCGGCCGACGTTCCCTTGAAGTCAAAACGGGTGCCAATTTCCTTGGCGGAATTCTCAACAGCGTTTTTCACCTCGACGAAGTCGGCTTCGCAAACCGTGTCAAACGATGGCATAAATACTCTCCTTGCAGGCCAGGCTGAGCGCCTGAGTGGGTCGCGACAAGTGCGACAATCTAGCGATGTTAGTCGAGAAAAATGCCCCGCTGCAGCAATACAACACCTTTGGCATCATGGCGCGGGCCATGAACCTGGTGCGCGTGCAGGCCCCGCAGGATATCCGTGATTTTTTGGCCCAGCCCCCGTTGGGCGCCAGCCGCCAGGTGGTGGTGCTGGGGGGCGGCAGCAATATCGTCATCACCGGCGATGTCGAGCCCACCGTCTTCAAGATGGAGATCATGGGCAAGCGCCTGGTCGAAGAGACCGACAAGCACTACATCATTGAAGTGGGCGCTGGTGAAGTCTGGCACGAGGTCGTGGCCTGGAGCCTGGCCCAGGGCTACCCCGGGCTGGAGAACCTGGCGCTGATCCCGGGCACCGCAGGCGCTGCGCCGGTGCAGAACATTGGCGCCTATGGCGTGGAGCTGCAAGACCGCTTTGACTCGCTCGATGCGATCGACCTGAGCAATGGCGAGCATTTCAGCCTGCAGGCGGCGCAGTGCGCGTTTGGCTACCGGGATTCAGTGTTCAAGCATGCGCCGGCCGAGACCATGCCGCTGACCATGATTGCCCGCGCCACCGGCGTGGCCGAGCCCCGGGGCATGGGGCTGGCGGGCCGCGCCGTCATCACCCATGTGCGCCTGCGCCTGG encodes the following:
- the murB gene encoding UDP-N-acetylmuramate dehydrogenase, giving the protein MLVEKNAPLQQYNTFGIMARAMNLVRVQAPQDIRDFLAQPPLGASRQVVVLGGGSNIVITGDVEPTVFKMEIMGKRLVEETDKHYIIEVGAGEVWHEVVAWSLAQGYPGLENLALIPGTAGAAPVQNIGAYGVELQDRFDSLDAIDLSNGEHFSLQAAQCAFGYRDSVFKHAPAETMPLTMIARATGVAEPRGMGLAGRAVITHVRLRLAKDWKPELGYLDLARKQAEKGIAQPTAQDIFDWVVEIRRAKLPDPAQIGNAGSFFKNPQVTADQCEDIIAREPKIVHYPMLDGSIKLAAGWMIDACGWRGKSIGKAGVYDRQALVLVNLGEGEGSVTGGEVVTLARAIQTSVYERFGIQLEPEPVVW
- a CDS encoding YajQ family cyclic di-GMP-binding protein — its product is MPSFDTVCEADFVEVKNAVENSAKEIGTRFDFKGTSAGIELKDKEIIMYGDADFQLVQVEDILRNKLTKRNVDVRFLDKGDVQKVGGDKVKQVIKVRNGIEQELAKKIQKLIKDSKMKVQAAIQGDAVRITGAKRDDLQAAMALLKKDVTDVPLSFNNFRD